The following is a genomic window from bacterium.
CTGCTCGGGCGTTACGGCGTAGGCCGGGACCTCTTCGGCGAAGCTGTCGGGGAAGCGCGGCGCCGCGTAGAAGTCGTCGAGTTTGCCGGCGTCGTGGATGGCCTCGAAGGCCGCGTCGCGGGCGCCGCATTTATGGACCAACGAGCGTATGGAGTGGCCTATCACCGAGGTCTCGTCGTGGTAGTAAAGGTACGCCTTGAGAACGCGCTCCGCGGCTTGGTGCGCCAGGAACGTCGCCCACTCGTAGACGTCGTTTCGCCGCAGGACCTCGGCGGCGTTGAGGTCGCGCTGTCCTTGCTGCAGCCAACGGCGGTATATGAACAATTTCGCGCGGTCCATAT
Proteins encoded in this region:
- a CDS encoding HEPN domain-containing protein is translated as MDRAKLFIYRRWLQQGQRDLNAAEVLRRNDVYEWATFLAHQAAERVLKAYLYYHDETSVIGHSIRSLVHKCGARDAAFEAIHDAGKLDDFYAAPRFPDSFAEEVPAYAVTPEQAEVAVKLARKAVDMVNKLAPREG